The following proteins are co-located in the Sphingorhabdus lutea genome:
- the hrpB gene encoding ATP-dependent helicase HrpB yields MADIMMNLPPIAHIYDDIAKAMGHHQNLVLIAPPGAGKTTFVAPKLLSEKWCNGRIILLQPRRLAAKMAASFIASQLGEDVGHNVGYITRLDKKTSPQNRLIVMTQGVFRNMLIDDPELHNISAILFDEVHERGLDNDFNLALCLQVQSVFRTDLRILAMSATMDGAGFAKILGDAPILESQGKAHRLNHHYLGRRGELSIEDDIILAVKRAMMDHPNQGGIGSDMLIFLPGVGEIERTAERLSAIYNAEQFSILPLHGSQSPQEQKTALSADKNGRRKIILATNIAETSLTIDNVNIVIDSGMTRRPRFDRQSGLMRLSTERASMASCDQRAGRAARQMEGHCYRLWEKSGNGGLLPLEPAEILESDLSALMLDCAKWGEADPSLLDWLDAPPRAGLDAARAMLYALGAIDQNGGITTHGHNIGALPLPVSLAHMILLAATSGQAEQAAILALILQEKRLNGGRDDLEYGFASAKNNKSSYAQSALQMAKNWAKIATSLVDAVSPKLPLAGLLAQAFPDMVAKKRMGDDPKYISAGGKEYRLRDGSAHIGADWLVIGQASGRASSATILSAMAIDETALISCCAGHFTSKTEVNFDQGSGKILAVEQQYFGQIKLNRRPIQKIDEADSLSIWAKLVKKNGIEIFNWDDKGRAFLARCAFAGLDQVSGENLIANMDAWLPILVENKKSLDQIKSHDLINAVRNILSWDEGQQLENLAPAYFTPPAGGEYAIDYSNGDPSVTLRVQACFGLKEHPLLGVKKIPIRLLLTSPAGRPIQTTLDLPGFWQGSWHDVAKEMRGRYPKHAWPDDPTIAIASLKTKKALNRN; encoded by the coding sequence GGGGCATCATCAAAATTTGGTGCTTATCGCGCCTCCAGGGGCGGGCAAGACAACATTTGTTGCACCCAAATTATTATCCGAAAAATGGTGTAATGGCCGTATTATCTTGCTGCAACCGCGCCGATTGGCCGCGAAAATGGCCGCCAGTTTCATTGCATCCCAATTGGGGGAGGATGTGGGACATAATGTGGGCTATATCACCCGATTGGATAAGAAAACTTCCCCGCAAAACCGGTTGATTGTGATGACGCAGGGCGTGTTTCGCAATATGTTAATCGATGATCCAGAGCTTCATAATATATCGGCCATTTTATTTGATGAGGTGCATGAACGCGGATTAGATAATGATTTTAATTTGGCGCTATGTTTACAGGTGCAATCGGTTTTTAGGACTGATTTGAGAATATTGGCAATGTCGGCCACCATGGACGGCGCGGGCTTTGCAAAAATTTTAGGCGATGCGCCCATTTTGGAATCACAGGGCAAGGCGCATCGGTTAAACCATCATTATCTTGGCCGCAGGGGTGAATTAAGCATCGAAGATGACATTATTTTGGCGGTAAAGCGCGCCATGATGGACCATCCAAATCAAGGCGGCATAGGCAGCGATATGTTAATCTTCCTTCCTGGCGTGGGGGAGATTGAACGAACCGCCGAACGATTATCTGCCATATATAATGCCGAACAATTTTCCATATTGCCCTTGCATGGCAGCCAATCACCACAGGAACAAAAAACAGCCCTTTCCGCCGATAAAAATGGACGGCGTAAAATTATTTTGGCGACCAATATTGCAGAAACCAGCCTGACTATCGATAATGTAAATATTGTTATCGATAGCGGAATGACCAGAAGGCCAAGATTTGACCGGCAAAGCGGGTTAATGCGATTGTCCACCGAACGGGCCAGCATGGCATCTTGTGATCAACGTGCGGGCCGCGCCGCACGTCAGATGGAGGGGCATTGTTACCGATTATGGGAAAAATCCGGCAATGGCGGTTTATTACCTCTTGAACCAGCAGAAATTTTGGAAAGTGATTTAAGCGCATTGATGCTGGATTGCGCCAAATGGGGAGAGGCCGACCCAAGCCTATTGGATTGGTTGGACGCGCCACCCCGCGCAGGGTTGGATGCGGCGCGCGCCATGCTTTATGCATTGGGCGCGATTGATCAAAATGGCGGCATAACCACACATGGCCATAATATTGGCGCGTTGCCATTGCCCGTTTCCTTGGCGCATATGATATTATTGGCGGCAACATCAGGGCAGGCTGAACAGGCGGCTATATTGGCCTTAATCCTTCAGGAAAAGAGGTTGAACGGCGGCCGTGATGATTTGGAATATGGCTTTGCCAGTGCAAAAAATAATAAAAGTAGCTATGCCCAATCTGCATTGCAAATGGCAAAAAATTGGGCAAAAATTGCCACGTCTTTGGTTGATGCCGTTTCACCCAAATTACCATTGGCGGGATTATTGGCACAGGCATTTCCCGATATGGTGGCAAAAAAACGCATGGGCGATGATCCAAAATATATCAGCGCGGGGGGCAAGGAATATCGGCTGCGCGATGGTTCGGCGCATATTGGCGCGGACTGGTTGGTGATTGGTCAGGCATCGGGCAGGGCGAGCAGCGCAACGATATTGAGCGCGATGGCGATTGACGAGACGGCGTTAATATCATGCTGCGCAGGGCATTTTACCTCAAAAACCGAGGTAAATTTTGATCAAGGCAGCGGTAAAATATTGGCGGTGGAGCAGCAATATTTTGGCCAGATAAAATTAAACCGCCGGCCCATTCAAAAAATTGATGAAGCTGATTCATTATCGATTTGGGCAAAATTGGTCAAAAAAAATGGCATTGAAATTTTTAATTGGGATGACAAGGGCAGGGCATTTTTGGCCCGATGTGCCTTTGCCGGCTTGGATCAGGTAAGCGGGGAAAATTTAATTGCCAATATGGATGCGTGGCTTCCCATTTTGGTGGAAAATAAAAAATCGCTGGATCAGATAAAATCACATGATTTAATCAATGCCGTTCGCAATATTTTGTCATGGGATGAAGGGCAGCAGCTTGAAAATTTAGCCCCTGCATATTTTACGCCGCCAGCGGGCGGGGAATATGCAATTGATTATAGCAATGGCGACCCGTCGGTGACATTGCGGGTACAGGCATGTTTTGGGTTAAAAGAACATCCGCTATTGGGGGTGAAGAAAATCCCCATAAGATTATTATTAACCTCTCCGGCGGGCCGGCCCATTCAAACCACTTTGGACCTGCCCGGATTTTGGCAGGGAAGCTGGCATGATGTGGCAAAGGAAATGCGGGGTCGATATCCCAAACATGCATGGCCCGATGACCCGACAATCGCCATTGCCAGTTTGAAAACCAAAAAAGCGTTAAATCGAAACTGA
- a CDS encoding NADH dehydrogenase ubiquinone Fe-S protein 4 — MPAQIVKKATIYQRPKNAMQSGKARMSDWVLEFPQNEKRHADPLMGWSGSGDTQVQVQLNFPNLAAAQDYAARKGIKADVVASPAHKLKIQAYSDNFR, encoded by the coding sequence ATGCCTGCCCAAATCGTAAAAAAAGCCACCATTTACCAACGTCCGAAAAATGCCATGCAATCGGGTAAGGCGCGCATGTCCGATTGGGTGTTGGAATTTCCACAAAATGAAAAACGCCATGCTGATCCTTTAATGGGGTGGAGTGGTTCGGGCGATACACAGGTGCAGGTGCAGTTAAATTTCCCAAATTTGGCCGCTGCGCAGGATTATGCTGCGCGAAAGGGAATAAAGGCCGATGTGGTTGCTTCCCCCGCGCATAAATTAAAAATACAGGCTTATTCCGATAATTTTCGGTAA
- a CDS encoding NUDIX hydrolase: MPLSKDIVWSGNYITVYNQDSWEFVGRPRGIKAAVILAIDEDETGKNIILVEQFRVPLGRNCLELPAGLIGDETENENPIDAAMRELVEETGYQAGRMEIIGEFYSSPGMVSEKFFMMRAHNVTKIGDGGGVDGENITVHRVPLPNIAEFIRQKQDEGCAMDAKLLPLLLTL; encoded by the coding sequence ATGCCATTATCAAAAGATATCGTCTGGTCCGGAAATTATATCACCGTTTATAATCAGGATAGTTGGGAATTTGTGGGCCGTCCGCGGGGGATAAAGGCGGCGGTCATTTTGGCAATTGATGAGGATGAGACAGGGAAAAATATCATTTTGGTGGAGCAATTTCGTGTGCCATTGGGGCGTAATTGTTTGGAATTGCCCGCTGGATTAATTGGTGATGAAACCGAAAATGAAAACCCCATTGATGCTGCGATGCGTGAATTGGTGGAGGAAACCGGATATCAGGCGGGGCGCATGGAAATTATTGGTGAGTTTTACTCCTCCCCCGGCATGGTGAGCGAGAAATTTTTCATGATGCGCGCGCATAATGTAACCAAAATTGGCGATGGCGGCGGGGTTGATGGAGAAAATATCACCGTTCACCGGGTGCCATTGCCGAATATAGCCGAATTCATTCGCCAAAAACAGGATGAAGGCTGCGCCATGGACGCAAAATTACTCCCGTTACTTTTAACTTTATAA
- a CDS encoding TPM domain-containing protein, whose amino-acid sequence MNILNAAAHENISAAVKRAELNSNGEIVTIIAEQSDDYHDIAILWSMAASFLLLFAIAIMPDFYLSIFDWFLGGWGAQHSAASYITFIGLAMTLKFGGTYLFLLIKPLRFWLVPSWVKRKRVRARAIRLFRVGTESKTAGLTGVMLYLSTGEHRAELVADKAINDKVDSDQWGDIMSHLTEEIAQGNVEQAMVHAIASIGEILSLYFPKSDKNPNELPDRLIEL is encoded by the coding sequence ATGAATATATTAAACGCAGCCGCCCATGAAAATATCAGCGCAGCCGTGAAACGCGCCGAATTAAACAGCAATGGCGAAATCGTGACCATCATTGCTGAACAATCAGATGATTATCATGACATCGCGATTTTATGGTCAATGGCCGCGTCATTTCTATTATTATTCGCCATCGCAATCATGCCTGATTTCTATCTATCCATATTTGATTGGTTTTTAGGCGGTTGGGGCGCGCAGCATAGTGCGGCAAGCTATATTACCTTCATTGGCCTTGCCATGACGTTGAAATTTGGCGGGACTTATCTATTTTTGTTAATTAAACCGCTTCGTTTTTGGCTTGTCCCCTCATGGGTAAAACGCAAAAGGGTTCGTGCACGTGCAATAAGGTTATTTCGTGTCGGCACGGAAAGCAAAACAGCAGGCTTAACCGGTGTCATGTTATATTTATCCACGGGCGAACATCGCGCCGAATTGGTGGCGGACAAAGCAATAAATGACAAGGTGGATAGCGACCAATGGGGCGACATCATGTCGCATTTAACCGAAGAAATCGCACAGGGTAATGTCGAACAGGCAATGGTTCATGCCATTGCCTCCATCGGCGAAATTTTATCACTATATTTCCCAAAATCGGATAAAAATCCCAATGAATTGCCCGATCGCTTAATCGAATTGTAA
- a CDS encoding TPM domain-containing protein → MQAQAQIRPFSPAQLAGYIALCIILFTMLFAASAHAAGPDFPKLSGRVVDQADLLSPAEEAALTQKLLLLENETQRQLVVATISDLKGYDISDYGYQLGRHWAIGDKERDDGVILIIAPSERKMRIEVGYGLEPILTDALSSDIIRNDITPYFKEGNLPAGINAGVDKISTILKLSPEDRAKLAAKAAERKKDNSGNGLLFFWIIIFIIFFIIPMFSRGKKGKKYRKGRHGTSPVIIWGGGFDDNDKGGGFGGFGGGGFGGGGFGGGGGGFGGGGASGGW, encoded by the coding sequence ATGCAGGCACAGGCCCAAATTCGCCCATTTTCTCCGGCCCAATTGGCGGGATATATTGCGCTGTGCATCATATTATTTACCATGCTATTCGCCGCATCGGCCCATGCGGCGGGGCCGGATTTTCCCAAATTATCGGGCCGCGTTGTTGATCAGGCCGATTTATTGTCCCCTGCCGAAGAAGCGGCATTAACCCAAAAATTGCTGCTATTGGAAAATGAAACACAGCGCCAATTGGTCGTTGCCACCATTTCCGATTTAAAGGGCTATGACATATCCGATTATGGCTATCAACTTGGCCGTCATTGGGCAATTGGCGATAAAGAACGTGATGATGGCGTCATTTTAATCATTGCGCCAAGTGAACGCAAAATGCGTATAGAGGTTGGATATGGCCTTGAGCCGATATTAACCGACGCCCTATCCAGTGATATAATTCGCAATGACATCACGCCTTATTTTAAAGAGGGCAATTTGCCCGCAGGGATAAATGCCGGTGTGGACAAAATTTCCACCATTTTGAAATTATCCCCCGAAGATAGAGCAAAATTGGCCGCGAAAGCCGCTGAGAGAAAAAAAGATAATAGCGGAAATGGCTTATTATTTTTTTGGATAATCATATTCATAATATTTTTCATCATCCCAATGTTTAGCCGAGGTAAAAAAGGCAAAAAATATCGCAAAGGTCGTCATGGAACTAGTCCAGTGATTATTTGGGGTGGTGGTTTTGACGATAATGATAAGGGCGGCGGATTTGGCGGCTTTGGCGGTGGCGGCTTTGGCGGCGGCGGTTTTGGTGGTGGTGGCGGCGGCTTTGGCGGCGGCGGTGCATCGGGGGGATGGTGA
- a CDS encoding LemA family protein: MMNKRALGFLIAPIAVVSLSACGINSVPTAEENAKAKWGNVEAAFQSRANLIPNLEQIVKGAAGAENKTLTEVVEARAKATSTNISVDGDDLTDPAKMAAFQGAQNQLSGSLSRLLVSVEAYPQLKSQETFLNFQSQIEGQENRIRVAINDYNEAVQQYNTTIRTFPDAIGAKIIHGAKPMQPYKSVTPGAEAAPKVDFSN, encoded by the coding sequence ATGATGAACAAACGTGCTTTAGGTTTTTTAATCGCGCCAATTGCTGTCGTCTCTTTATCCGCCTGCGGTATAAATAGCGTGCCAACCGCCGAAGAAAATGCAAAGGCAAAATGGGGCAATGTCGAAGCTGCATTTCAAAGCAGGGCCAATTTAATCCCCAATTTGGAACAAATTGTTAAGGGCGCGGCGGGCGCAGAAAATAAAACCCTTACCGAAGTGGTCGAGGCACGGGCAAAGGCGACCTCCACCAATATAAGCGTGGATGGCGATGATTTAACTGATCCTGCCAAAATGGCCGCCTTTCAGGGCGCACAAAACCAACTTTCGGGCAGCCTATCGCGCCTGTTGGTTAGTGTGGAGGCCTATCCACAATTAAAAAGCCAAGAAACATTCTTAAACTTTCAAAGCCAGATTGAGGGACAGGAAAACCGTATCAGGGTGGCCATTAACGATTATAATGAGGCTGTACAGCAATATAACACCACCATTCGGACATTTCCCGATGCCATTGGCGCAAAAATAATTCATGGCGCAAAGCCTATGCAGCCATATAAATCAGTTACCCCTGGGGCAGAGGCCGCACCAAAGGTTGATTTTTCCAATTGA
- the mscL gene encoding large conductance mechanosensitive channel protein MscL, translating to MINDFKQFIAKGNVMDLAVGVIIGGAFATITTSLTEDVIMPVVSWVFGGVDLSSKYILLGDVPTGIDPENYAALKEAGVAMLGYGAFITAIINFLILAFAVFLIVRNVNKMMVNKEEAAAGPSEIDLLTEIRDSLKK from the coding sequence ATGATAAATGATTTTAAGCAGTTTATTGCCAAGGGTAATGTCATGGATTTGGCCGTTGGTGTGATTATTGGCGGTGCATTTGCCACCATCACCACCTCTTTGACCGAAGATGTGATTATGCCCGTTGTGTCATGGGTGTTTGGCGGCGTGGATTTGTCCAGCAAATATATATTATTGGGCGATGTTCCGACGGGAATTGACCCTGAAAATTATGCGGCGTTAAAGGAAGCCGGCGTGGCCATGCTTGGCTATGGTGCATTTATTACCGCGATTATCAATTTCCTTATCCTTGCCTTTGCGGTATTTTTGATTGTGCGCAATGTGAATAAAATGATGGTCAATAAAGAAGAAGCGGCAGCAGGGCCAAGTGAGATTGATTTGCTGACCGAAATTCGCGATTCATTGAAGAAATAA
- a CDS encoding SAM-dependent methyltransferase, with amino-acid sequence MSDSEANRGGHLVKPSGRILGALGLSGLIARPISRIIANKIDTAIIYGSIDAMMPDGSQRQIRGQHIGPHAIIHLHDWRALVRLVRGGSVGWYEAWEDGQWSSPDPVKIFDIFLRNRATLGQLGRAAGMRKLFGRFFHWLNRNNQTGSKRNIQAHYDLGNDFYKLWLDESLSYSSALFDGKSGKDISLFDAQNRKNDRILEQIKIKNGQSILEIGCGWGGFAKQAFNAANINYHGITLSAEQAAIAREKLSILSRQHDIKNNRNFQISLTDYRDVDGQYDAIVSVEMVEAVGQKYWPSYMQMIARNLKSSGRAVIQYIGIDDAIFEQYSKNIDFIQAYIFPGGLLISQSKFRALAMENGLIWEDHFEFGHDYATTLKIWRQNFDKADAAGKIPAGFDEKFKRLWRYYLMYCEGGFASGGIYVAQLTLKKS; translated from the coding sequence ATGAGCGATTCTGAAGCAAATAGGGGCGGCCATTTGGTTAAGCCATCAGGGCGGATATTGGGTGCATTGGGTTTATCTGGCCTTATCGCGCGGCCAATATCTCGCATTATCGCCAATAAAATTGACACTGCTATTATCTATGGCTCCATTGACGCGATGATGCCCGATGGAAGCCAAAGGCAGATTAGGGGACAGCATATCGGCCCCCACGCCATTATCCATTTGCATGATTGGCGTGCGCTGGTGCGTTTGGTGCGCGGTGGTTCGGTTGGATGGTATGAGGCTTGGGAGGACGGCCAATGGTCAAGCCCTGATCCAGTTAAAATATTCGATATATTTCTTCGCAATCGCGCTACATTGGGGCAGCTTGGCCGGGCGGCCGGTATGCGCAAATTATTTGGCCGTTTTTTCCATTGGTTGAACAGAAATAATCAAACAGGGTCAAAACGCAATATTCAGGCACATTATGATTTGGGCAATGATTTTTACAAACTTTGGCTGGATGAAAGTTTAAGCTATTCATCCGCCTTATTTGATGGAAAATCGGGCAAAGATATTTCCTTATTTGATGCGCAAAATCGCAAAAATGACCGAATTTTGGAACAGATTAAAATAAAAAATGGCCAGTCAATATTGGAAATTGGTTGTGGGTGGGGTGGCTTTGCCAAACAGGCATTTAATGCGGCAAATATAAATTATCATGGCATAACATTATCGGCGGAGCAGGCGGCCATTGCCCGCGAAAAATTGTCCATTTTGTCGCGGCAGCATGATATAAAAAATAATCGAAATTTTCAAATTAGCCTGACCGATTACCGAGATGTGGACGGACAATATGATGCAATTGTCAGCGTTGAAATGGTGGAGGCTGTGGGGCAGAAATATTGGCCATCCTATATGCAAATGATTGCGCGCAATTTAAAATCATCGGGTCGGGCTGTAATCCAATATATTGGTATTGATGACGCAATTTTTGAACAATATTCAAAAAATATAGACTTTATTCAGGCATATATATTCCCCGGTGGATTGTTAATTTCCCAATCAAAATTTCGCGCATTGGCCATGGAAAATGGGTTGATATGGGAAGATCATTTTGAATTTGGCCATGATTATGCCACAACATTGAAAATATGGCGGCAGAATTTTGATAAGGCCGATGCGGCGGGGAAAATTCCCGCTGGATTTGATGAGAAATTTAAGCGTCTGTGGCGTTATTATTTAATGTATTGTGAGGGCGGATTTGCCAGTGGCGGAATTTATGTTGCGCAATTAACGCTGAAGAAAAGTTAA
- a CDS encoding serine hydrolase domain-containing protein — protein sequence MKKWIIAILLIIGAAGAYGYASMDKEGRNLLANLPTDRNVLFWTVPQRDAAFRALDKLSILADSRTISAGGAVKKLTKGDPISVNIDMDKYMAEQRNAGLIIIQGDKIRFEKYALDYNASGRWTSFSVAKSFTSTLVGAAIQDGYIKNVDDKVTDYIPDLKGSVYDDVSVEQLLTMTSGVKWNEDYTDPKSDVALFNEHKADKGVDATVSYMRKLSREAPAGSKWVYKTGETNLIGVLVSEATGKNLSQYLSEKIWAPYGMEQDAFWLLGSTGHEISGCCISASLRDYARFGMFIGEGGVVNGKSILPNGWLDKATKKQAEIGTPGRGYGYQWWTNDDGSFAAQGIFGQGIFIDPARKLVIASNGNWPTANNPGTLGKQREAFYKAVQAAIDMEIAAK from the coding sequence ATGAAAAAATGGATTATTGCAATTTTGCTTATCATTGGTGCTGCGGGGGCATATGGATATGCCAGCATGGACAAGGAAGGGCGCAATTTGCTAGCCAATTTGCCGACCGACAGAAATGTTTTATTTTGGACAGTCCCACAGCGCGATGCGGCATTTCGCGCATTGGACAAATTATCTATTTTGGCTGATTCCCGGACAATAAGCGCCGGCGGCGCCGTTAAAAAATTGACTAAGGGAGACCCTATATCCGTTAATATCGATATGGATAAATATATGGCCGAACAGCGCAATGCCGGTTTAATTATTATCCAAGGCGATAAAATCAGATTTGAAAAATATGCTCTTGATTATAATGCATCGGGCCGTTGGACCAGTTTTTCGGTGGCAAAATCATTTACATCCACATTGGTTGGCGCGGCGATACAGGATGGATATATTAAAAATGTGGATGATAAAGTTACCGATTATATCCCCGATTTAAAGGGGTCGGTTTATGATGATGTTAGCGTGGAACAATTATTGACCATGACATCGGGCGTTAAATGGAATGAGGATTATACCGATCCCAAAAGCGACGTGGCGTTATTTAATGAGCATAAGGCGGATAAAGGCGTTGATGCAACGGTTTCATATATGCGCAAATTATCGCGCGAAGCTCCGGCGGGCAGCAAGTGGGTTTATAAAACTGGCGAAACAAATTTAATTGGGGTTCTGGTCAGCGAGGCAACAGGAAAAAATCTTTCGCAATATTTGTCCGAAAAAATATGGGCGCCTTATGGCATGGAACAGGATGCATTTTGGTTATTAGGATCGACGGGCCATGAAATAAGCGGATGTTGTATTTCCGCCAGCCTGCGTGATTATGCGCGTTTTGGCATGTTTATTGGCGAGGGCGGCGTGGTAAATGGCAAATCAATTTTGCCCAATGGCTGGTTGGATAAAGCAACAAAGAAACAGGCAGAAATTGGCACGCCTGGCCGTGGATATGGGTATCAATGGTGGACCAATGATGATGGCAGCTTTGCCGCACAGGGCATTTTTGGGCAGGGGATATTCATTGATCCGGCGCGTAAATTGGTCATAGCCAGCAATGGTAATTGGCCAACGGCAAATAATCCCGGCACGTTGGGAAAACAGCGCGAGGCATTTTATAAGGCGGTTCAGGCGGCAATAGATATGGAAATAGCCGCAAAATAA
- a CDS encoding PilZ domain-containing protein, whose amino-acid sequence MTISFKQDGSNNMNQQNNISTNPMMEDRCVERYNVTIFASLRQTNSKPFDIEICDISRAGFACKGVSGMPKGARCWVRIPMMGGLQAEVIWNTGAKIGCAFTDLLNQAVLQNIITRHPVQIKL is encoded by the coding sequence ATGACCATATCATTTAAACAAGATGGTTCGAACAATATGAACCAACAAAATAATATATCTACCAACCCCATGATGGAAGATCGATGTGTCGAAAGATATAATGTCACCATTTTTGCCAGTTTGCGGCAAACGAACAGCAAACCATTTGATATAGAGATTTGCGATATTTCACGCGCCGGCTTTGCGTGCAAGGGCGTCAGCGGCATGCCAAAGGGGGCGCGATGCTGGGTTCGCATCCCCATGATGGGAGGGCTTCAGGCAGAAGTTATTTGGAATACTGGCGCAAAAATTGGATGTGCCTTTACCGATTTGCTAAATCAGGCAGTGTTGCAAAATATTATTACCCGTCATCCTGTACAAATAAAATTATAA
- a CDS encoding DNA polymerase III subunit gamma/tau, giving the protein MNDSNQNNDEVPVPHDEEIGFDLGGQAPTANAAPSGNGIYRVLARKYRPSKFSELIGQDAMVQTLANAIKRERLAHAFLMTGVRGVGKTSTARLIAKALNCIGADGQGGPTIDPCGQCEPCIAIGEGRHMDVIEMDAASHTGVNDVREIIEAVRYASVSARYKIYIIDEVHMLSTNAFNALLKTLEEPPEHVKFLFATTEVDKVPITVLSRCQRFDLKRISSELLAKHFTQIIALENCEAEEEAIALIAQAAEGSVRDGLSILDQAIAHSDFEGDGKILSAKVRDMLGLSDRGAIRDLMQSLLDGDGKMALTHANSQYDLGVDPKAIINGLMREVHLISIAQIGAPQDQSMSKEGQEKREKWAQNISAPRLQMFWQLLLQGLEDLRRGSVPTQCCDMIILRIIHATKMPDPSDLAKLLQNGMAGVNAGPNSGPNSGPSNEPSAQASNVQFSNAQIGIASSIALADSSVSNGSAFVGEEVAALENAPQQKSVEQNIASQKIEHGKENVHHPYKEGDAQKIVKLPSSFEALISLVGTKFPAIEADLRDVVRLVEYDVTQSPPNLFYQLAGKVFPRFEQDLSHALFQLTNIRWNLAVKEGEAQPSEYEVEIAKVEQARQEILNSPMVKSIMSTFPNAQLIEDETIENHQDENIMNQQNMRSA; this is encoded by the coding sequence ATGAATGATTCCAATCAAAATAATGATGAAGTTCCTGTGCCCCATGATGAGGAAATAGGATTTGATTTAGGCGGGCAAGCGCCCACAGCAAATGCCGCGCCATCGGGCAATGGCATTTACCGCGTATTGGCGCGCAAATATCGTCCGTCAAAATTTTCTGAGCTTATCGGCCAAGATGCGATGGTTCAAACGCTTGCCAACGCGATAAAGCGTGAACGATTGGCCCATGCATTTTTGATGACGGGGGTTCGCGGGGTCGGCAAAACATCCACCGCGCGGTTAATTGCAAAGGCGCTAAACTGCATCGGCGCAGATGGGCAAGGCGGCCCGACAATTGACCCATGCGGGCAATGTGAACCATGCATCGCCATTGGCGAGGGGCGGCACATGGATGTTATTGAAATGGACGCGGCCAGCCATACCGGCGTTAATGATGTGCGCGAGATAATAGAGGCGGTGCGTTATGCCTCTGTTTCGGCGCGGTATAAAATTTATATTATTGACGAAGTGCATATGCTGTCCACCAATGCATTTAATGCGTTGTTGAAAACATTGGAAGAACCGCCGGAGCATGTGAAATTTTTGTTCGCGACGACGGAAGTTGATAAAGTGCCGATTACGGTATTGTCACGATGTCAGCGGTTTGACCTGAAACGCATTAGCTCTGAATTATTGGCAAAACATTTTACGCAGATTATTGCGCTGGAAAATTGTGAGGCAGAGGAAGAGGCCATTGCCCTTATTGCACAGGCGGCAGAGGGGTCGGTTCGCGATGGGCTTTCTATTTTGGATCAGGCCATTGCCCATTCCGATTTTGAAGGTGATGGCAAAATTTTATCGGCCAAGGTGCGCGATATGCTTGGGCTGTCCGATCGGGGGGCGATACGCGATTTAATGCAATCGCTGTTGGATGGTGATGGGAAAATGGCGTTGACGCATGCCAATTCTCAATATGATTTGGGGGTTGACCCAAAGGCAATTATCAATGGTTTAATGCGCGAGGTGCATTTAATTTCGATTGCCCAAATTGGCGCGCCACAGGATCAAAGCATGTCCAAAGAAGGACAGGAAAAGCGCGAAAAATGGGCGCAAAATATTTCCGCGCCAAGATTACAAATGTTTTGGCAGCTATTATTACAGGGTTTGGAGGATTTAAGGCGAGGCAGCGTGCCGACCCAATGTTGTGATATGATAATATTGCGCATTATTCATGCGACAAAAATGCCCGATCCGTCCGATCTTGCCAAATTATTGCAAAATGGAATGGCAGGCGTGAACGCTGGCCCAAATTCTGGCCCAAATTCTGGCCCATCAAATGAACCATCAGCACAAGCATCAAATGTGCAATTTTCAAATGCACAAATAGGCATAGCATCCTCCATTGCTCTGGCTGATTCCTCGGTTTCCAATGGTTCTGCCTTTGTGGGCGAGGAAGTGGCCGCCTTGGAAAATGCCCCCCAGCAAAAATCGGTTGAGCAGAATATAGCTTCACAGAAGATTGAGCATGGCAAAGAAAATGTTCATCATCCTTATAAAGAAGGTGATGCGCAAAAAATTGTAAAATTGCCGTCGAGTTTCGAAGCCTTAATTTCCTTAGTAGGTACAAAATTCCCGGCGATAGAGGCGGATTTGCGCGATGTTGTGCGTCTGGTCGAATATGATGTGACACAATCGCCGCCCAATTTATTTTATCAATTGGCAGGCAAGGTTTTTCCCCGTTTTGAACAGGATTTGTCCCACGCCCTATTCCAATTAACCAATATTAGATGGAATTTGGCGGTAAAGGAGGGGGAGGCACAGCCCAGCGAATATGAAGTGGAAATTGCCAAGGTTGAACAGGCAAGGCAGGAAATTTTAAATTCGCCCATGGTTAAATCCATTATGAGCACATTCCCCAATGCTCAGTTAATTGAAGATGAAACCATTGAAAATCATCAGGATGAAAATATTATGAACCAACAAAATATGCGGAGTGCGTAA